One stretch of Lactiplantibacillus brownii DNA includes these proteins:
- a CDS encoding FAD-dependent oxidoreductase produces MTRKVVIVGASHGGHQAIIELLNRYDDIDITLFESGDFISFMSCGMELYLENDVTSVHDVRNFRPASFPQANVHILDNHLVTKINQSRQTVSVKNLKSNQDTEVSYDKLILSSGVTPNALAVPGADLENVFLMRGYDWATKIKAKLADDNIKNVTIVGAGYIGIEAAEAAAKAGKQVTLLDVISRPLGTYLDAELTDILSNELATRGVKVHTNIEISEFCGRNGQVEWVKSKQDNFPSDLVIQATGVKANTNWLRGTVDLDERGWIKNDPYLRTNLSNVYALGDATLAYSVAADKKMPIALATVARREARYIVKHLFEKIPTTPFSGVVGSSALSVFSYNFAQSGLNSFTAHRAGINVNSSYYEDNLRPAFIPKDKGNTKAYTKLFFQPFDHRLVGGAVLSKHDITAQGNVLALAIQYRLTLEDLAEADFFFQPGFDRQWSLLNLAAQHALGESEFTNK; encoded by the coding sequence GTGACTAGAAAAGTTGTGATTGTTGGTGCTTCACATGGTGGTCACCAAGCAATTATTGAACTACTTAATAGATATGACGATATTGACATTACCTTGTTTGAATCTGGCGATTTTATTTCCTTTATGTCTTGCGGAATGGAACTTTACCTGGAAAATGACGTTACGTCTGTCCATGACGTCCGTAATTTTCGTCCAGCCAGCTTTCCACAAGCAAACGTGCACATTCTAGATAATCATTTGGTAACTAAAATTAATCAGAGTCGACAAACTGTCTCAGTAAAAAATCTTAAAAGTAATCAGGACACCGAAGTTAGCTATGATAAGCTGATTCTCAGTTCGGGGGTGACCCCCAATGCATTGGCCGTTCCCGGTGCGGATCTAGAGAATGTGTTCCTGATGCGGGGCTATGATTGGGCGACGAAAATCAAGGCTAAGCTAGCTGATGATAACATTAAAAATGTAACAATTGTCGGAGCCGGATACATTGGTATCGAGGCCGCTGAAGCTGCCGCCAAGGCAGGCAAACAGGTTACTTTATTAGACGTTATCAGCCGTCCTTTGGGTACCTATCTAGATGCCGAATTAACTGATATTTTAAGTAATGAACTGGCGACAAGAGGAGTTAAAGTTCACACAAATATCGAAATTTCGGAATTCTGTGGTCGCAACGGACAAGTGGAGTGGGTCAAGAGTAAGCAGGACAATTTTCCAAGCGACTTGGTTATTCAAGCTACCGGGGTTAAAGCCAATACCAACTGGCTAAGAGGAACTGTTGATCTTGATGAACGTGGCTGGATCAAAAATGACCCCTATTTGCGAACAAATTTGTCGAATGTTTACGCGCTCGGCGATGCGACCTTGGCCTACTCGGTGGCTGCCGATAAGAAAATGCCAATCGCCTTAGCAACAGTGGCCCGTCGTGAGGCGCGGTATATCGTTAAGCATTTGTTTGAAAAAATACCCACTACGCCCTTTTCTGGTGTCGTTGGCTCCTCTGCTTTGAGTGTTTTCAGTTACAACTTTGCTCAAAGTGGATTAAATAGTTTCACTGCGCATCGTGCGGGCATCAACGTTAACAGTTCCTATTATGAAGATAATCTGCGGCCGGCTTTTATACCAAAAGACAAGGGAAATACAAAAGCTTATACAAAGCTTTTCTTCCAACCTTTTGATCATCGCCTAGTCGGTGGAGCAGTGCTATCAAAGCATGACATCACAGCGCAGGGGAATGTGTTGGCTTTAGCCATTCAATACCGGCTAACCTTAGAGGACCTAGCTGAAGCAGATTTCTTTTTCCAACCTGGGTTTGATCGGCAATGGAGTTTATTGAATTTGGCTGCTCAACATGCGCTAGGTGAAAGTGAGTTTACTAATAAATAA
- the spxB gene encoding pyruvate oxidase: MITKHTKATTISAGTALLKVLEAWQVDHLYGIPGGSINSVMDALEAEKSQLQYIQVRHEEVGAMAAAADAKLTGKIGVCFGSAGPGGTHLLNGLYDAREDHVPVLALIGQFGTSGMNMDTFQEMNENPIYADVAIYNVTAVNANTLPHVIDEAIRRAYAHQGVAVVQIPVDLPWQLIKAEDWYSSANSYQKPLLPQPNPEKIKQVVDILQTAKRPLIYYGIGTRGAGKELQALSQQLKIPLISTYPAKGIVPDDYVAYLGSANRVAQKPANEALAQADTVLFIGNNYPFAEVSKAFKNTSKFLQIDIDPAKLGKRHKTNVAVLADAKLALAAILQQINERDATSWWQANLANNKNWRQYLASLENKTDGPLQAYQVLKAVNQVADPDAVFSIDVGDINLNANRHLKLTPKNQHITSNLFATMGVGIPGAIAAKLNYPSRQVFNLAGDGGAAMTMQDLATQVQYRLPIINVVFTNHQYGFIKDEQEDTNKNDFIGVEFNDIDFSKIASGVHMKAFRIDRIDQLTDTFNQARDLAKTEPVLIDAVITGERPLPAEKLRLDSSVYPINEVQAFKQRYAAEDLHPLATYLAKYGLTDAQNEVGQGGF; the protein is encoded by the coding sequence ATGATTACCAAACACACCAAAGCAACTACAATTTCTGCCGGCACTGCACTTCTCAAAGTGCTAGAAGCATGGCAAGTTGATCACTTATATGGGATTCCTGGTGGCTCTATTAATTCGGTTATGGATGCTCTTGAGGCCGAAAAAAGCCAGCTGCAGTACATCCAAGTTCGTCATGAGGAAGTCGGCGCGATGGCAGCTGCAGCCGATGCCAAACTTACAGGAAAAATCGGCGTTTGCTTTGGGTCAGCAGGCCCTGGCGGAACTCATTTATTAAATGGTTTGTACGATGCCCGAGAAGACCATGTTCCAGTATTAGCATTGATTGGTCAATTTGGAACCTCCGGTATGAATATGGATACTTTTCAGGAAATGAACGAGAATCCCATTTATGCCGACGTCGCCATTTATAATGTTACTGCGGTAAATGCCAACACACTTCCCCATGTAATTGACGAGGCAATTCGCCGGGCGTATGCGCACCAAGGCGTTGCAGTCGTTCAAATACCTGTTGATTTACCTTGGCAACTAATTAAGGCTGAAGATTGGTACTCCTCAGCCAATAGTTACCAAAAACCCCTTCTGCCTCAGCCCAACCCTGAAAAAATAAAACAAGTGGTTGACATACTTCAAACGGCCAAACGACCACTAATCTATTACGGAATTGGCACGCGGGGTGCTGGAAAAGAACTACAAGCATTAAGTCAACAACTAAAGATTCCATTAATCAGCACCTATCCGGCCAAGGGCATTGTCCCCGACGATTACGTGGCTTACCTGGGATCAGCCAACAGAGTGGCGCAAAAACCAGCCAATGAGGCGCTAGCACAAGCTGATACAGTCTTATTTATCGGCAATAATTATCCTTTTGCTGAGGTCTCTAAAGCTTTTAAGAATACATCTAAATTCCTCCAAATCGATATTGATCCGGCAAAATTGGGTAAACGGCACAAAACAAACGTCGCTGTCCTCGCTGATGCCAAATTAGCATTAGCAGCTATTTTACAACAGATTAATGAACGTGATGCAACTTCTTGGTGGCAAGCAAACCTAGCCAACAATAAAAATTGGCGGCAATATCTGGCTAGTTTAGAGAACAAAACAGATGGACCCTTGCAAGCATACCAAGTATTAAAGGCAGTCAACCAGGTCGCTGACCCCGATGCAGTTTTTTCGATTGACGTTGGTGACATCAATCTAAACGCTAATCGTCATCTGAAGCTGACTCCGAAAAACCAACATATTACGTCAAACTTGTTTGCAACAATGGGCGTAGGAATTCCTGGCGCAATTGCAGCGAAGCTGAATTATCCTTCAAGGCAGGTTTTTAATCTAGCGGGTGATGGAGGAGCAGCCATGACGATGCAAGACCTAGCAACCCAGGTTCAGTACCGTTTGCCAATTATTAACGTTGTCTTTACCAACCATCAATATGGATTCATTAAAGATGAGCAGGAAGATACAAATAAAAATGACTTTATCGGGGTAGAGTTTAATGACATTGATTTTAGTAAAATCGCATCTGGCGTGCACATGAAAGCATTTCGAATTGATAGAATCGATCAACTAACTGACACCTTCAATCAGGCAAGAGATCTTGCCAAAACAGAACCGGTTTTAATTGATGCTGTCATTACCGGGGAGCGACCATTACCCGCTGAAAAGTTGCGGTTGGATTCGTCGGTTTATCCAATAAATGAAGTTCAAGCGTTCAAACAACGCTACGCTGCAGAAGACTTACACCCCCTCGCAACATATTTGGCTAAGTATGGACTAACTGATGCACAAAACGAAGTTGGACAAGGTGGCTTCTAG
- a CDS encoding transposase, whose translation MYKHYNNNQTILTFPIEFKINPNHIVVSISDFVDSIPTEILYPDADKFGRPKYSPAMMMKLLLFAYMRHTFSGRAIQEMAEENLPMKWLIGNPDEVPSYRSINRFRISQVAKGIIKKMFLQFHEQLSGYGLVDDESLFIDGTKIVADANKYSFVWRKSVERNDAKLEEKASALFDDMIQEKVNLATDAEGTLAKLDHAERELEHDIDDLDQKISAEKVIKGGSPSKQRRRKLKHFKHIITSDLKPRKQKYEDYLEILGNRNSFSKTDHDATFMRMKEDPMQNGQLKPGYNLQIGTQNQFVLFYDLNQRPADQRTLVPFLNQVQQRKATFRYVVADAGYGSEPNYDFVLKDFKATPLIPYTMYLKEQSKKYKNDANKVMNWAYDCDNPFMVVR comes from the coding sequence GTGTATAAACATTATAACAATAACCAAACCATATTAACATTTCCAATTGAATTTAAAATTAATCCCAATCATATTGTCGTTTCAATTAGTGATTTTGTAGATAGTATTCCCACTGAAATTCTGTATCCGGATGCTGACAAGTTTGGGCGACCAAAATATTCGCCAGCGATGATGATGAAACTCCTATTATTTGCTTATATGCGTCATACGTTTTCTGGCCGTGCTATCCAAGAAATGGCAGAGGAAAACCTACCAATGAAGTGGTTAATTGGTAATCCGGACGAAGTCCCAAGTTATCGGAGCATTAATCGCTTTCGAATTTCACAAGTAGCAAAAGGGATTATCAAAAAAATGTTTCTTCAATTTCATGAACAATTAAGTGGATATGGTTTAGTGGATGACGAATCGTTATTTATTGATGGCACAAAGATTGTCGCAGATGCCAATAAATACTCCTTTGTTTGGCGAAAAAGCGTCGAACGAAATGATGCCAAGTTAGAGGAAAAAGCTAGCGCCTTATTTGATGACATGATTCAAGAAAAGGTTAATCTAGCAACTGATGCCGAAGGCACTTTGGCGAAGTTAGATCATGCAGAACGTGAATTAGAACATGATATTGATGACCTCGATCAGAAAATTAGTGCAGAAAAAGTCATTAAAGGTGGCTCGCCATCAAAGCAACGACGAAGAAAACTAAAACATTTTAAGCATATTATTACTTCGGATTTAAAGCCTCGGAAGCAAAAATATGAAGATTATCTTGAAATTCTGGGAAACCGAAACAGTTTTTCTAAGACTGATCATGATGCAACCTTTATGCGAATGAAGGAAGATCCAATGCAAAATGGTCAATTAAAACCAGGATATAACTTACAGATTGGTACTCAAAATCAATTTGTCCTATTTTATGATTTGAATCAACGGCCAGCTGACCAAAGAACGCTAGTCCCATTTTTGAATCAAGTCCAACAAAGAAAGGCCACGTTCCGTTACGTAGTAGCGGATGCAGGTTATGGTAGTGAACCAAATTATGACTTTGTTTTAAAGGATTTTAAAGCGACGCCACTTATTCCCTATACAATGTATTTAAAAGAACAATCCAAGAAGTATAAAAATGATGCCAATAAGGTTATGAATTGGGCCTATGATTGCGATAATCCCTTTATGGTTGTCAGATGA
- a CDS encoding helix-turn-helix domain-containing protein, whose product MPRARHTLQEKLALLAKFKQSGLSIGTFTRQHGIHRETLMRWQSRLERDGLAGLTEAHTNNHYSNELKLKAVQAFLAGEGSLLDLATKFGLRSSTQLDNWVSRYNRDKTLTARPSRKRVPTMSRQTTFEERIRIVEYVTKAKHSYTEAADHFQVSYQQVRTWVIKTKSGGYEALVDNRGHRKANHELTELDKANLQIRELKAQLADKELYEAFIKKFQELQRRG is encoded by the coding sequence ATGCCTAGAGCTAGACACACGCTTCAGGAAAAGTTGGCGCTGTTAGCTAAATTCAAGCAATCAGGTTTATCAATTGGGACTTTTACCAGACAACATGGTATCCATCGAGAAACGCTCATGCGTTGGCAGTCGCGCCTTGAACGTGATGGGTTGGCAGGGCTCACGGAAGCGCACACAAATAATCATTATTCCAACGAATTGAAACTTAAAGCTGTTCAGGCTTTTTTGGCCGGTGAAGGGTCACTGCTGGATTTAGCCACAAAATTTGGTTTACGTTCATCAACACAACTCGACAACTGGGTTTCCAGGTATAATAGGGATAAAACCTTGACGGCCAGACCGTCTAGAAAGCGGGTCCCTACCATGAGTCGGCAAACAACTTTTGAAGAACGCATCAGGATCGTTGAATATGTGACTAAAGCTAAACACTCGTATACCGAAGCCGCGGATCACTTTCAAGTCTCCTACCAACAGGTCCGTACTTGGGTGATCAAGACTAAAAGTGGCGGCTATGAAGCGCTCGTAGATAACCGTGGGCATCGAAAAGCCAATCATGAATTAACCGAACTAGATAAGGCTAATCTCCAGATCCGAGAACTAAAAGCACAACTGGCAGATAAGGAACTCTACGAGGCCTTCATAAAAAAATTTCAGGAACTTCAGCGCAGGGGGTGA
- a CDS encoding IS3 family transposase, with translation MNKPHRLAYHAIKVVSQGNHGAVTKLLTVIGVSRQAYHKGLRRQETTWEKHNKQLKTRTQYWFDFHHQGIGAGNLLTNLQADKLIDFPVTLKQVRRVMRELDIRCQVRPKKHKRAKQAEQYLLDNVLKQNFQVTAPNKVWLSDSTELTYGLSGEYKVRLSGVLDLYGRRLLAYNLSATETSAAEIQVFQRAFTAVGKVPSLIHTDRGSAYTSRAFNHFINQFEITRSMSRPGTPYDNAPMERWWNEFKLRWMARHPRAKTYQELITLVESGIEYFNHDNRSAQRNGLTPDEYWNEAI, from the coding sequence GTGAACAAACCACATCGGCTGGCTTACCACGCTATCAAGGTAGTCAGCCAAGGTAATCATGGTGCCGTAACGAAACTTTTAACCGTTATCGGCGTCAGCCGACAAGCTTATCATAAAGGGCTTAGACGACAGGAAACAACATGGGAAAAGCACAATAAACAACTCAAAACACGCACCCAATATTGGTTTGATTTTCACCACCAAGGTATCGGTGCTGGAAATCTTCTGACTAACTTACAAGCGGATAAACTAATTGATTTTCCGGTAACTTTGAAGCAAGTTCGCCGGGTCATGCGTGAACTTGATATTCGCTGTCAAGTACGGCCAAAGAAGCATAAACGGGCCAAACAAGCTGAACAATATTTACTCGACAATGTTTTAAAGCAAAACTTTCAAGTGACAGCGCCCAATAAAGTTTGGTTATCTGATTCAACTGAACTAACTTATGGGCTTAGTGGTGAGTACAAAGTCCGCTTAAGTGGTGTCTTGGATTTATATGGTCGCCGACTCTTGGCATACAATCTCAGCGCCACAGAAACGAGTGCCGCTGAGATCCAGGTTTTTCAGCGTGCCTTTACTGCAGTTGGTAAGGTCCCATCACTTATTCACACCGATCGTGGTTCGGCGTATACCTCAAGAGCGTTCAATCATTTCATCAATCAATTTGAGATCACCCGCAGTATGTCGCGTCCAGGAACACCATATGATAACGCCCCGATGGAGCGCTGGTGGAATGAATTTAAACTTCGCTGGATGGCGCGTCATCCGCGAGCAAAGACCTATCAAGAGTTAATAACGCTCGTTGAATCAGGAATCGAATATTTTAATCATGACAATCGCTCAGCACAAAGAAATGGCCTCACCCCGGATGAATACTGGAATGAAGCCATCTAA
- a CDS encoding Dps family protein: MKYTKTKAVLNQLVADLSQMSMIIHQTHWYMRGPNFLKLHPLMDEFMEEIDSQLDVISERLIALDGSPYSTLKEMAENTKIQDWPGEWDKTTPERLAHLVDGYRYLEDLYQHGIEVSDVEKDFSTQDIFIGLKTAIEKKIWMIQAELGSAPEIDE, translated from the coding sequence ATGAAATATACGAAAACCAAAGCAGTATTAAATCAACTCGTTGCCGATTTGAGCCAGATGTCAATGATTATCCATCAGACGCATTGGTACATGCGTGGACCCAACTTTTTGAAGTTGCACCCCTTGATGGATGAGTTCATGGAAGAAATTGACAGCCAACTCGATGTCATTTCTGAACGGCTGATTGCGCTTGATGGCAGTCCTTACTCGACCTTAAAAGAAATGGCCGAAAACACTAAGATTCAAGACTGGCCTGGTGAATGGGACAAAACAACCCCAGAACGCCTCGCACACTTAGTTGATGGCTATCGTTACTTGGAAGACCTTTACCAACACGGCATTGAAGTATCCGATGTTGAAAAAGACTTCAGTACCCAAGATATTTTCATTGGTCTCAAAACCGCAATTGAGAAGAAAATCTGGATGATTCAGGCAGAGCTTGGGTCGGCGCCGGAAATTGATGAATAA
- a CDS encoding ABC transporter ATP-binding protein has product MATDYVIAKQVSKHFGHQQVLNQIDLTLPAGMIYGLIGPSGAGKTTLIKSILGMEAVDSGTVKVMDTVMPNRAVMAQVGYMAQSDALYETLTARENLTLFGQLMSVPKIKLAQMIDYAAGLVDLTSQLDKRVSGYSGGMKRRLSLAIALIQDPQLLILDEPTVGIDPELRQQIWTELNKIKDTGKSMLVTTHVMDEAERCDYLMLIRHGIALAEGTPAALKQQYAVDTIEQVFLKAGRMQDANDGNR; this is encoded by the coding sequence ATGGCAACGGATTATGTCATCGCCAAGCAGGTCAGCAAGCACTTTGGTCATCAGCAAGTGCTCAATCAGATTGATTTGACACTGCCGGCTGGAATGATTTATGGCTTGATTGGGCCATCAGGAGCTGGGAAGACCACCTTGATCAAGAGTATTTTAGGGATGGAAGCTGTGGATAGTGGCACTGTTAAAGTCATGGATACGGTGATGCCCAATAGGGCGGTAATGGCACAAGTAGGGTATATGGCCCAAAGTGACGCTTTGTATGAGACACTAACGGCCCGTGAAAACCTGACCTTGTTTGGGCAATTGATGAGCGTTCCAAAAATAAAGTTAGCACAGATGATTGATTATGCAGCCGGATTAGTTGATTTAACGTCCCAATTAGACAAGCGGGTCAGTGGCTATTCGGGTGGGATGAAACGGCGCTTGTCGTTGGCAATTGCCCTGATTCAGGATCCCCAATTATTGATTTTAGATGAACCGACCGTTGGGATTGATCCAGAATTACGGCAACAAATTTGGACCGAACTAAATAAGATCAAGGATACCGGTAAGTCGATGCTCGTGACAACGCATGTCATGGACGAAGCAGAACGGTGTGATTATCTCATGTTGATTCGGCACGGGATTGCGCTTGCTGAGGGGACACCCGCGGCACTGAAACAACAGTATGCAGTAGATACGATCGAACAGGTCTTTTTGAAAGCGGGGCGGATGCAAGATGCGAACGATGGCAATCGTTAG
- a CDS encoding ABC transporter permease has product MRTMAIVRRVFKQMLRDKRTLALMFLAPLLIMTLMYFLFQNNTTQVASLGVHHVDQSVVNVIDTKNVTIHHYDSSQARKMIKQHDLDGYLTQKNGQLTITYSNSNPTNTSLIKASLQSGLVKLKMKTLVTVTKKQRAALESQQAALKKLTAAQTQATVTKLKTAIAQAQARGDQATAEKLQKQLKQATATTSSSTQSAKATSYTTKSHYIYSSSDSTFFENFFPAFLGFFVFFFVFLISGVSLLNERTTGTLSRLLATPIRRSEIIMGYLIGYGGFAIIQTVLTVVFTITVFKIHLVGSIWLVFLTNLLLALVALTLGIFISTFANSEFQMIQFIPLIVVPQIFFAGLVPVDGMASWLQAIAHIMPLYYGANAMTAVVTKGAGLGDIGVNLLILVGFMVVLTMLNIVGMKRYRKV; this is encoded by the coding sequence ATGCGAACGATGGCAATCGTTAGACGAGTTTTTAAGCAAATGTTACGTGATAAGCGTACCTTGGCGCTGATGTTTTTGGCACCATTGCTGATTATGACGCTGATGTATTTCTTATTTCAAAACAACACGACGCAAGTAGCAAGCTTGGGTGTTCATCATGTAGACCAATCCGTGGTTAACGTGATCGATACCAAAAACGTGACGATTCATCATTATGATAGTTCACAGGCACGGAAAATGATTAAGCAGCATGATCTAGATGGCTATTTGACTCAGAAAAATGGTCAATTGACGATTACTTATTCAAATAGCAATCCAACCAACACGTCTTTAATTAAGGCGAGTTTACAATCAGGATTAGTCAAGTTGAAAATGAAGACGCTGGTGACCGTTACTAAGAAACAGCGCGCGGCCCTTGAATCGCAACAAGCCGCTTTGAAGAAGCTGACAGCAGCCCAGACACAAGCAACGGTGACCAAGCTGAAGACTGCCATTGCACAAGCCCAGGCCCGCGGTGACCAGGCAACTGCTGAGAAATTACAAAAGCAACTCAAGCAGGCCACAGCCACGACGTCTAGTTCGACTCAGTCAGCTAAAGCAACCAGTTATACGACTAAGTCTCATTATATTTATAGTAGTAGTGATTCAACGTTCTTTGAAAACTTTTTTCCAGCCTTTCTCGGTTTCTTTGTCTTCTTCTTTGTGTTCTTGATTTCTGGCGTTTCACTTTTGAATGAACGCACTACTGGAACCCTAAGCCGGCTACTTGCAACCCCAATTCGACGGAGTGAAATTATTATGGGCTATCTAATTGGTTATGGGGGCTTTGCCATCATTCAGACTGTCCTGACCGTTGTTTTTACAATTACGGTCTTCAAGATTCACTTAGTTGGTAGTATTTGGCTGGTCTTTCTGACTAACTTATTATTAGCGTTAGTGGCTTTGACCTTGGGTATCTTTATTTCCACCTTTGCTAACTCAGAATTTCAAATGATTCAGTTTATTCCACTGATTGTTGTACCACAAATCTTTTTTGCTGGGTTGGTTCCAGTCGATGGCATGGCCAGTTGGTTGCAAGCAATTGCCCACATCATGCCGTTATACTATGGTGCTAATGCGATGACGGCTGTTGTGACAAAGGGTGCTGGGCTTGGCGATATTGGTGTCAATTTGTTAATATTAGTAGGGTTTATGGTCGTACTAACAATGTTGAATATTGTTGGAATGAAACGTTATCGGAAGGTGTGA
- a CDS encoding TetR/AcrR family transcriptional regulator, protein MERPRIRDYFQQDLGQNETITPKQRAILQASLDLFAEKGFDQTSTSDIAQRAGVAEGTVYRRYKTKAALRDAILAPITAHIVPILASDFSEDKLRQRYPSLQAFVTAIFTDRVAFAKANVKELKVIFEVAAFDTERREQILSQIAPKMVKQMGSVINQLKADHLIVDWPNDLILQSLLSQLFGYLARLILELPGTEIEREQAYLITVMTKILTPGEHDQITGQ, encoded by the coding sequence ATGGAACGACCACGGATACGGGATTATTTTCAACAGGATCTAGGTCAGAATGAAACGATTACACCTAAGCAACGGGCCATCCTCCAGGCAAGTCTCGATTTGTTTGCTGAAAAGGGTTTTGACCAGACCAGTACTAGTGATATTGCACAACGGGCCGGCGTTGCGGAGGGGACGGTCTATCGGCGGTATAAGACTAAGGCTGCCTTACGGGATGCCATCTTAGCACCAATTACCGCGCACATTGTGCCAATCTTAGCGAGTGATTTTTCAGAGGATAAATTACGGCAGCGTTATCCCAGTCTACAGGCATTCGTCACAGCAATTTTTACGGACCGAGTTGCATTTGCTAAAGCTAACGTGAAAGAGTTAAAGGTCATTTTTGAAGTGGCAGCTTTTGACACCGAACGACGCGAACAGATTCTTAGCCAGATTGCGCCTAAGATGGTCAAGCAGATGGGAAGTGTCATCAATCAACTAAAAGCAGATCATTTGATTGTGGATTGGCCGAATGATTTGATACTGCAAAGTTTGTTATCGCAGCTATTCGGTTACCTAGCGCGGTTAATACTGGAATTGCCGGGAACTGAAATTGAGCGCGAACAAGCGTATTTGATTACGGTGATGACCAAAATATTGACCCCGGGTGAACATGATCAAATTACTGGTCAGTGA
- a CDS encoding plasmid mobilization protein — protein sequence MSNTIIKNKTISTRVTPDISERAKANLAKQGLTVSEYIRLSLVKAANNEVRLVSFLDSPEALAAKKEAETGQVKNIGSLTDFEDWIDKLDAN from the coding sequence ATGAGTAATACTATTATTAAAAACAAGACAATTTCAACTCGTGTAACACCTGACATTAGTGAACGGGCTAAAGCTAATCTAGCAAAACAAGGGCTAACCGTTTCTGAGTATATACGCTTATCGTTAGTTAAAGCGGCCAATAATGAAGTTCGATTAGTCAGCTTTTTAGATTCTCCGGAAGCCTTAGCCGCTAAAAAAGAAGCAGAAACAGGGCAGGTCAAAAACATTGGTTCATTGACTGACTTTGAAGATTGGATCGATAAGTTAGATGCAAATTAA
- a CDS encoding type II toxin-antitoxin system YafQ family toxin, with protein sequence MQIKQTKSFERELKKLVKKHFPITVLKPCLEAIVEQDVLVLKQIKDHALKGNWRGYREFHPARYGSYGKNYDNWIVIYQLDHDELILLLVATGSHEILNQ encoded by the coding sequence ATGCAAATTAAACAGACCAAATCTTTTGAACGTGAATTAAAAAAACTAGTCAAAAAACATTTCCCAATAACTGTCTTGAAGCCTTGTTTAGAAGCAATTGTTGAACAAGATGTACTTGTTTTGAAACAGATTAAAGATCATGCATTAAAAGGAAATTGGCGTGGCTATCGTGAATTTCACCCTGCCAGATATGGGAGCTATGGTAAAAATTATGACAACTGGATTGTTATTTATCAGCTAGATCATGATGAATTGATTTTGTTATTGGTTGCAACTGGCTCCCATGAAATCTTGAATCAATAG
- a CDS encoding ABC transporter ATP-binding protein has product MREEKLALEHVTKQFGQKTNLVTALEDVSLAFKAGEVSLIIGPSGSGKSTLLTILGGLQTPTDGSVRLNGHDISDLSTKEAEKTRLEQIGFVLQAYNLVPYLTVADQFKLVDQVKPNNNLSQDGFDKIIETLGIQKLLNKYPGELSGGQQQRVAIARALYTDPAIILADEPTAALDTARVKEVGQLFANIAHDEEKAVVIVTHDDRLREFSDNVYKIVDGKLSNTD; this is encoded by the coding sequence ATGCGTGAAGAAAAACTAGCCCTTGAACACGTGACGAAACAATTTGGTCAGAAAACTAATTTAGTTACGGCACTAGAAGACGTCAGTTTAGCGTTTAAAGCTGGTGAGGTGTCGCTTATCATTGGTCCTTCAGGATCTGGTAAAAGTACCTTGCTAACCATTTTAGGCGGGTTACAGACACCAACAGACGGCTCAGTTCGTTTGAATGGTCACGACATCAGTGATTTGAGTACCAAAGAAGCCGAAAAAACACGACTTGAACAAATCGGTTTCGTCTTACAGGCGTACAATCTCGTGCCATATTTAACCGTAGCAGACCAATTCAAACTTGTTGACCAGGTGAAGCCTAACAATAACCTCAGTCAAGATGGATTTGACAAAATTATTGAAACGCTAGGCATTCAAAAATTATTAAACAAATACCCTGGCGAATTGTCTGGCGGTCAACAACAGCGCGTTGCAATTGCCCGTGCGTTGTATACAGACCCGGCGATCATCCTAGCCGATGAACCTACGGCAGCATTAGATACGGCACGTGTCAAAGAAGTTGGCCAACTTTTTGCTAATATTGCGCATGACGAGGAAAAAGCAGTCGTCATCGTCACGCACGATGATCGTCTGCGAGAGTTTTCTGATAATGTCTACAAAATTGTCGACGGAAAACTATCTAATACGGACTGA